In Nonomuraea sp. NBC_00507, the following are encoded in one genomic region:
- a CDS encoding DUF4158 domain-containing protein gives MPHEYLSDEQVGRYGRFMADPTPEELERFFFLDEAALAEALKRRGQHNRLGWSLQWGTARMLGTFLTDSGPAEVPEVAIRYVAEQLGIEDWTVVKEYGDRWQTPYDHAAQIRKLLKYREFGEAEAEVAEFIASRVAKTRDSKRELFDRAVLWLIENRVLLPGITTVSRLVTEVRRAGLTAINKVLVEAAPRHMRGELVATLTVPEGKKVSVLEWMRTAVTKLSGTGLSEAFDRSAYVLGLGTGAVDCSAVAPVKMAELARFGTTAKAFRIRQLEDDRREATLVDEAAVAGQPGRGEGEAAQPAPAAGGGGQAGGRVGDRARHPTDPGGWRWRCEGHHGERGGGRGGAGGQPGAVGGGAGHGRRAAAVARRGGRR, from the coding sequence GTGCCGCATGAGTATCTGTCTGACGAGCAGGTGGGCCGGTACGGCCGGTTCATGGCGGACCCGACGCCCGAAGAGCTGGAGCGGTTCTTCTTCCTGGACGAGGCCGCGCTGGCGGAGGCGCTGAAGCGACGCGGTCAGCACAACCGGCTCGGCTGGTCCTTGCAGTGGGGGACCGCGCGCATGCTCGGCACGTTCCTGACTGACTCCGGTCCGGCAGAGGTGCCGGAGGTGGCGATCCGCTACGTTGCCGAGCAGTTGGGGATCGAGGATTGGACGGTCGTCAAGGAGTACGGCGACCGGTGGCAGACTCCTTACGATCATGCGGCGCAGATCCGCAAGCTGCTGAAGTATCGGGAGTTCGGCGAGGCTGAGGCCGAGGTGGCGGAGTTCATCGCTTCGCGGGTGGCCAAGACGCGCGATTCCAAGCGGGAGTTGTTCGATCGAGCGGTGCTGTGGCTGATTGAGAACCGGGTGTTGCTGCCGGGCATCACGACCGTGTCGCGGCTGGTGACCGAGGTGCGGCGGGCGGGGTTGACCGCGATCAACAAGGTGTTGGTGGAGGCGGCGCCGCGGCACATGCGCGGGGAGCTGGTGGCCACGCTCACGGTGCCCGAGGGCAAGAAGGTGTCGGTGCTGGAGTGGATGCGCACCGCGGTGACCAAGCTGTCGGGCACGGGCCTGAGCGAGGCCTTCGACCGGTCGGCGTACGTGCTGGGGCTGGGCACCGGGGCGGTCGATTGCAGCGCGGTGGCGCCGGTGAAAATGGCAGAGCTGGCCAGGTTCGGCACCACCGCGAAGGCCTTCCGGATCAGGCAGTTGGAGGATGACCGGCGCGAGGCCACGCTTGTGGACGAAGCTGCTGTCGCAGGCCAGCCGGGCCGGGGAGAAGGAGAAGCTGCGCAACCTGCCCCGGCTGCGGGTGGCGGCGGCCAGGCTGGCGGCCGGGTGGGCGATCGTGCGCGACATCCCACCGACCCGGGTGGATGGCGATGGCGCTGCGAAGGACACCACGGCGAGCGAGGTGGTGGACGCGGTGGTGCAGGTGGTCAGCCGGGAGCAGTTGGAGGCGGCGCTGGCCACGGTCGCCGAGCTGCTGCCGTTGCCCGCCGAGGAGGAAGACGGTGA
- a CDS encoding Tn3 family transposase has translation MSRLEAAPLPEGFQAVHDAVAAMLPRIDYPELLLETHAKTGMFDRMRHITGSHLRRDDLDITLAALTVARSCNVGLVPVIKEGVAALTEHRLLGVEKGYFHGEGIAAASARLVDKQAGIDITADWGGGLVASVDGMRFVVPVRSLHARPSPLYWGIGKRARGSTWLNTVSDKVMGLGGLLVPGTLRDSLFILDAIHRLDAAEHPEVITTDQGSYSDVVYGLFAICGYQFAPRHADITDTQLWWIDVAMLDGDITRGHRATNAWGDFNALGLRRVSLPAIVQHWDDMVRVAGSLATNQVRAYDLIRMMTADGRLTGLGNAFAHYGRVFKSLHLLQIIHVEDYRRMIGAQLNIGESRHQLARRVFFGNLGRLTRGYERGMEDQVGALGLGLNAITWWNSLYIDAAVKKLETGALGIKGGQVTPEIRARLLPLMFEHINFHGFYPFNRPEVGGGLRELRDPAADEEE, from the coding sequence ATGTCGCGGCTGGAGGCGGCCCCGCTGCCGGAGGGCTTCCAGGCCGTCCACGACGCGGTGGCCGCGATGCTGCCGCGCATCGACTACCCCGAGCTGCTGCTGGAGACGCACGCCAAGACCGGCATGTTCGACCGCATGCGACATATCACCGGCTCGCACCTGCGCCGCGACGACCTCGACATCACCCTGGCCGCGCTCACCGTGGCCCGCTCGTGCAACGTGGGCCTGGTGCCGGTGATCAAAGAGGGGGTGGCGGCGCTCACCGAGCACCGGCTGCTCGGCGTGGAGAAGGGCTACTTCCACGGTGAGGGCATCGCCGCGGCCTCGGCCCGCCTGGTCGACAAGCAGGCGGGCATCGACATCACCGCCGACTGGGGCGGCGGGCTGGTGGCCTCGGTGGACGGCATGCGCTTCGTGGTGCCCGTCCGTTCCCTGCACGCCCGGCCCTCACCGCTCTACTGGGGGATCGGCAAGCGCGCACGCGGTTCAACCTGGCTGAACACCGTCTCGGACAAGGTGATGGGGCTCGGCGGCCTGCTGGTGCCCGGCACGCTGCGCGACTCGCTGTTCATCCTGGATGCCATCCACCGCCTGGACGCCGCCGAGCACCCCGAGGTGATCACCACCGATCAGGGCAGCTACAGCGACGTCGTATACGGCCTGTTCGCGATCTGCGGCTACCAGTTCGCGCCGCGGCACGCCGACATCACCGACACCCAGCTGTGGTGGATCGATGTGGCGATGCTGGACGGCGACATCACCCGCGGCCATCGTGCCACCAATGCCTGGGGCGACTTCAACGCCCTGGGCCTGCGCCGGGTGTCGCTACCGGCCATCGTGCAGCACTGGGATGACATGGTGCGGGTGGCCGGGTCGCTGGCCACCAACCAGGTCCGCGCCTACGACCTGATCCGGATGATGACGGCCGACGGCCGCCTCACCGGACTGGGCAACGCCTTCGCCCACTACGGCCGGGTCTTCAAATCGCTGCACCTGCTCCAGATCATCCACGTCGAGGACTACCGCAGAATGATCGGAGCTCAGCTCAACATCGGCGAGTCCCGCCACCAGCTCGCCCGCCGCGTCTTCTTCGGCAACCTCGGCCGCCTGACCAGGGGCTATGAACGCGGCATGGAGGACCAGGTGGGCGCGCTCGGCCTCGGGCTGAACGCCATCACTTGGTGGAATTCGCTCTATATCGATGCGGCGGTCAAGAAGCTAGAGACCGGCGCGCTGGGCATCAAGGGCGGGCAGGTCACGCCCGAGATCCGCGCCCGACTCCTGCCTCTGATGTTCGAACACATCAACTTCCACGGCTTCTATCCGTTCAACCGCCCCGAAGTGGGCGGAGGACTGCGCGAGCTTCGCGATCCGGCCGCCGATGAGGAGGAATGA